TCCCAACGAGACGTTATTGGCCGTTGGTAGTCCCACCTTTGAATATTCCCCATGCTAGTCCCATCTTTCGCCTATTTTTCCTCCACCGGTCCTCAGTTAAAAAAAcataacggagttaagttttttccgaattacaaactgacgtATTAGGGATTtttatcagaacgaggatacgagtctattgatgtaaaacttacctcgaaacggtgctccaaacgacttgatttttgttaattagaagtttaaacacccgaattgaaacACCATTTTTCATTGTTTATCTATGATTCGATAAAAGTTTAGTTCAAATAAGGTCATATTAGTTggttttttcttttgatttttaCCGTAACGAACCCCACCGATACTGTCAATACGACATCGACACTGGTACGCCATTTTTTCTTATGGTTTTCTTGACGTATCACGACATAGTATATTTTTGTGTCGTAATAATGAATGTAAGTAACCCAACCGGACAACATATCTCTTTTGGTCTTTATAACGACTGTCGGAATCGTATCGATACCGTAAGGAACGAAACAAATATCAACCAAACGCCTGTTGCGGTACTCAGAGGATCCTACTAGTTATTAAACATCTAAATATCTTCCAtgctgaaaaaaaaaaagaaaaaatgtaCCTTGAAAAATAATAACAGAGACTAAATAAacatttttcttgaaaaataaacaTTCACATAGTCATAGAAGAACATCAGAAAAACAAACCACACGTAATTATCACCTAAATTGATTTAttaaaatacaaatatttttttttataaaccaaTTTTCATTCTGTTACATATATTTTTTTCACGCATATAAAAATGTTACTTTTTAAATTTGGCTACCAAATGGAGTATATAACGGTAGACATCAACCACCTAAGTTTTTACGTATCCTTGACACATCTTGACCATTAATCTGAAATGCCTTTTTCAAGATATCATCAGGAATACTTGGTTTTGTAGTGAACGTAGCAGCCGATGCTAGTTGTGCCCCAGGGTTTTGGCTAGTAAGGCCTGAAATTGCTAAAGCCGAAGCCTTTGAATCAAGATTGTATAGAAAGTGTATTAAACCTTTGGGGAAAACAAATGCATCGCCCTCACGTAACTGTTGTGTGAAAAGGCGATTTGATGTGTCAACGAATCCCACCAAAAGCGAGCCCTTAACGAGAATGGTTACTTCGGATGCACGTGGATGTGTGTGAGGTGGCACAAGCCCATTTCCAGCTATATCGACCCGGGCCATTGTTAACCCAAGGGTGTTCATTCCAGGAAGGTTTCGAATGTTTGTGAGTGTGACATTAAACCCCAAAGGATTAGAGGCAGTATTACCGGGCTTGGATAATGCGCTTGTAGTAAAATGAGAAGGTGAGGCATCGGCGGGATTTATGCAAGGAGCTCCGTTTACAAAAAAAGTTTGCGAACCCTGTGTTTGTGCTACGCAATAGTCTTGAAGCGGGTCAGGGTCAGATTTAACTGTACCGATAAAGATGAGAAAGaaatagaagatgaagaaaaagaaagagtatATTGACATGATGGTAGAATCTATTGAGCAAGGTAGCAAGGAGTTGAGAATATATCTAAATCTGGAAGTGGAGATTGAGTAACTTGGGAGCATTATCTATATGACTATTGGGGAAACATACAAGGCACGTTATTGAGGGAGGGTTTGATTTGAATTTCTAACCTAAAAGAATTTAGTCATGGTCATGCCATGATAGTCTAGTGGCATTTTAGGGGTGAGATAAGGTTTAGGGATTATAAGGTCCaaggttcgattcccacaaaggagTTTTTCTCAGATTTATTGGGTGTTTCACCTGAATTAGTGTATAGGCATTATAACTTAGTGGAGATGATATGACCGGATGGTTCCACTGATGACACGATTATACTCTAGTGATCCGTCAGTAATTCaaatttataattaaaaaaacaaaagaatttaATCATGTTAGTAAGGTAATTTAACTTTGAAGTCAAAGCAAACATCCAATGTAGGCCCATAAAATAACTAGTGGAGTAAGTGGTGGATGCAAATACATGGAGCCGTAGCCCACAtacatacaaatacaaatacgtgGAGCCATAGCCCACATACATACATTGGCCTAATAATAGTTAGGACTTAAGACGACTCATTAATGACAAAACTTTAATTTTATTCCCTCCCAATagttcattccattccaccttctACTCCTACATATCAAACACTACCAAAAATTAGATGAGAAGAATTGGAAGAGGATCATCTATTCTTCTAATCATATTTTATTACCTGGGCCTTtcaatttctaaaaaaaaatacgttctttaaccactaaaattaataaacatcaagtatttttttttaacaaagcaatagcaggtagtcgggcaacaagttgcgccgtcacccccttttgaatagaaaaaccaattctactaaatacaaaagGTTTCAAACCCGATTCAAAAGTCGcacagcgtcaggagcgagaccaccaaaggtatcaaacgcaaacgggacaaacacatgttgattctccaggCAGGTTTTCTTATCTTTTGCCACTTTGCTCGCAtctgccttgagcaccgcttgccctacgacaaagcccttgtccttgagcccggcaaggggggagactccagttagatctacacaagcgtgtttcccccttcccatccaaacacaagTATGTCCGTCGGGCGTAAagtggacctcccctctaaggAGTCAGTCAGGAAATTTACTGGAGCCTACTTTTTGGCGGAGATCCCGGCCCGCTTAagaacatcacataacacatctctCACCCAATCAAATATTCagttatgtatatatatataagaatgaAAGTACGTATACTCGGTATAGCAATATAAAGAGATACCGTAAAACCATGAAAAAATAGTGTTGAAACGTCAACATATATGTAACTTTATATAAGAAAAGCGAAACTAGAACGTAGTTGACAACCTTCGTATCTCTAGACGTTGTACACGTGAAAAATTGTTCTCTTCGCGAAACGTCAATACGTAATTTGATATAAATAAACTAAATTTGAACGTCGTTCATAACATTCGTAACTTTAGATAAAAAACAAAACCGCCGTACATgcaaaaaaagagtaaattacaaaaattgtcctttatgtttatacctAAATTCAACGCATGTACTTTGCCTTTAAAATTGACGgcttttgtacttaatgtttcaaaatcttgcaagtTGTGTCCTTTGACCGTAACCCAGTAAATTTTAACG
The sequence above is drawn from the Helianthus annuus cultivar XRQ/B chromosome 12, HanXRQr2.0-SUNRISE, whole genome shotgun sequence genome and encodes:
- the LOC110895019 gene encoding germin-like protein subfamily 1 member 1 produces the protein MSIYSFFFFIFYFFLIFIGTVKSDPDPLQDYCVAQTQGSQTFFVNGAPCINPADASPSHFTTSALSKPGNTASNPLGFNVTLTNIRNLPGMNTLGLTMARVDIAGNGLVPPHTHPRASEVTILVKGSLLVGFVDTSNRLFTQQLREGDAFVFPKGLIHFLYNLDSKASALAISGLTSQNPGAQLASAATFTTKPSIPDDILKKAFQINGQDVSRIRKNLGG